In Paracoccus aminophilus JCM 7686, a single window of DNA contains:
- a CDS encoding (d)CMP kinase has translation MPFTIAIDGPAASGKGTIARALARQFGFAHLDTGLLYRAVGVQGGDPVQVAQALVAADLDRADLRSAEAGQAASKVAAIPEVRAALVAFQRQFARQEPGAVLDGRDIGTVICPSAEVKLYVIANDETRAARRAAELGASVEDMLAQIRERDARDAARDVAPMVQAEDAILLDTSHLSIDEAVAQAVAAVQAARG, from the coding sequence ATGCCATTTACGATCGCCATCGACGGTCCCGCGGCCTCCGGCAAGGGGACGATTGCCAGGGCGCTTGCGCGCCAGTTCGGCTTCGCCCATCTCGATACCGGGCTGCTCTATCGTGCGGTGGGGGTTCAGGGCGGCGATCCGGTTCAGGTGGCGCAGGCTTTGGTCGCGGCGGATCTCGACCGGGCCGATCTGCGTAGCGCCGAAGCGGGGCAGGCGGCGTCAAAGGTCGCGGCCATCCCCGAGGTTCGCGCGGCCTTGGTCGCCTTCCAGCGCCAGTTTGCCCGGCAGGAACCCGGCGCGGTGCTCGACGGGCGCGATATTGGCACGGTGATCTGCCCCAGCGCCGAGGTGAAGCTTTACGTCATCGCCAATGACGAGACCCGGGCGGCACGGCGTGCGGCCGAACTTGGTGCTTCTGTCGAGGACATGCTCGCCCAGATCCGCGAGCGCGATGCGCGCGATGCGGCCCGCGATGTAGCGCCGATGGTGCAGGCCGAGGATGCCATCCTGCTCGACACCTCTCATCTCTCGATCGACGAGGCGGTGGCGCAAGCGGTGGCTGCCGTTCAGGCGGCGCGCGGCTGA
- the rpsA gene encoding 30S ribosomal protein S1: MSTKAAMDEFEALLKESFEIDTPEEGSVVKGKVIAIEAGQAIIDVGYKMEGRVDLKEFANPGEEAQIAVGDEVEVYLDRVENARGEASISREKARREEAWDRLEKAYAAEERVDGAIFGRVKGGFTVDLGGAVAFLPGSQVDVRPVRDAGPLMGLKQPFQILKMDRRRGNIVVSRRAILEESRAEQRAEVIANLTEGQTVEGVVKNITEYGAFVDLGGVDGLLHVTDMAWRRVNHPSEILSIGETVKVQVVKINKDTHRISLGMKQLQADPWDTVANKFPIGSVHQGRVTNITDYGAFVELEAGVEGLVHVSEMSWTKKNVHPGKIVSTSQEVEVMVLEIDEAKRRVSLGLKQTQRNPWEVFAETHPAGTQIEGEVKNITEFGLFIGLEGDIDGMVHLSDISWDVRGEDAIQDFRKGDMVKAVVQEVDVEKERISLSIKALENDTMSEAVDGVKRGDVVTVTITAIEEGGVEVEYNGVKSFIRRSDLARDRQDQRPERFNVGDNVDARVTNIDTKTRRLGLSIKAREIAEEKEAVEQYGSSDSGASLGDILGAALKNRN, from the coding sequence ATGAGCACTAAAGCTGCAATGGACGAATTTGAAGCCCTCTTGAAAGAGAGCTTCGAGATTGACACCCCCGAAGAGGGTTCGGTTGTCAAAGGCAAGGTCATCGCCATCGAGGCAGGCCAGGCCATCATCGACGTCGGCTACAAGATGGAAGGCCGCGTTGATCTGAAAGAATTCGCAAATCCCGGCGAAGAAGCGCAAATCGCTGTTGGCGACGAAGTCGAGGTCTATCTGGACCGCGTCGAGAACGCCCGCGGTGAAGCTTCGATCTCGCGCGAGAAAGCTCGCCGCGAAGAAGCTTGGGATCGTCTTGAGAAAGCCTATGCTGCTGAAGAGCGCGTCGATGGTGCGATCTTCGGTCGCGTCAAAGGCGGCTTCACGGTCGATCTGGGCGGCGCTGTTGCCTTCCTTCCGGGTTCGCAAGTCGACGTCCGTCCGGTGCGCGACGCTGGCCCGCTCATGGGTCTGAAGCAGCCGTTCCAGATCCTGAAAATGGACCGTCGCCGTGGCAACATCGTTGTGTCGCGCCGCGCGATCCTCGAAGAAAGCCGCGCCGAACAGCGTGCGGAAGTCATCGCGAACCTCACCGAAGGTCAGACCGTCGAGGGTGTTGTCAAGAACATCACCGAATACGGTGCCTTCGTTGATCTCGGCGGCGTTGACGGCCTGCTGCACGTCACCGACATGGCTTGGCGCCGCGTTAACCACCCGTCGGAGATCCTGTCGATCGGCGAGACCGTCAAGGTCCAGGTCGTCAAGATCAACAAAGACACCCACCGCATCAGCCTCGGCATGAAACAGCTGCAGGCCGATCCGTGGGATACGGTTGCCAACAAGTTCCCGATCGGCTCGGTCCATCAGGGCCGCGTGACCAACATCACCGACTACGGCGCGTTCGTCGAGCTGGAAGCTGGTGTCGAAGGTCTGGTCCACGTGTCCGAAATGTCCTGGACCAAGAAAAACGTGCACCCCGGCAAAATCGTGTCCACCTCGCAAGAGGTTGAGGTCATGGTTCTGGAAATCGACGAAGCCAAACGCCGCGTCTCGCTTGGTCTCAAGCAGACCCAGCGCAACCCGTGGGAAGTCTTCGCCGAAACTCATCCGGCCGGCACCCAGATCGAAGGCGAAGTCAAGAACATCACCGAATTCGGTCTGTTCATCGGCCTCGAAGGCGATATCGACGGCATGGTCCACCTCTCGGATATCTCGTGGGATGTCCGCGGCGAGGACGCGATCCAGGACTTCCGCAAGGGCGATATGGTGAAAGCCGTCGTTCAGGAAGTTGATGTCGAGAAAGAGCGCATCTCGCTCTCGATCAAGGCTCTGGAAAACGACACCATGTCGGAAGCCGTTGATGGCGTGAAACGTGGCGATGTCGTCACCGTCACCATCACCGCGATCGAAGAAGGTGGCGTTGAGGTCGAGTATAACGGCGTCAAGTCGTTCATCCGTCGCTCGGATCTCGCCCGCGACCGTCAGGACCAGCGCCCCGAGCGTTTCAACGTTGGCGACAATGTTGACGCCCGCGTCACCAACATCGACACCAAGACCCGTCGTCTGGGCCTGTCGATCAAGGCACGCGAGATCGCCGAAGAGAAAGAAGCCGTCGAACAGTATGGCTCGTCGGACTCGGGCGCCTCGCTTGGCGACATCCTCGGTGCGGCTCTGAAGAACCGCAACTGA
- the ihfB gene encoding integration host factor subunit beta: protein MIRSELIQKISEENPHLFQRDVERIVNTVFEEVISAMARGDRVELRGFGAFSVKQREARTGRNPRTGDSVSVEEKHVPFFKTGKLLRDRLNGLTE from the coding sequence ATGATCCGTTCTGAACTGATCCAGAAGATCTCCGAAGAAAATCCGCATCTGTTCCAGCGCGACGTCGAGCGCATTGTGAACACCGTCTTTGAAGAGGTCATCAGCGCCATGGCCCGGGGCGACCGGGTCGAGTTGCGCGGCTTTGGTGCTTTTTCCGTGAAGCAGCGGGAGGCCCGCACCGGACGCAACCCGCGAACGGGCGATTCCGTTAGCGTCGAGGAGAAGCATGTTCCCTTCTTCAAGACCGGCAAATTGCTTCGCGACCGGTTGAACGGTCTGACCGAATAG
- a CDS encoding LapA family protein yields MRVLRLAFVILLAIVLIGVALANRQMVTVNLFPAQFGQYLGGTWSLTMPAFIAFLLVVMFGVVIGLIWEWLREAGMRAELSRRAAELARLEREVGHLRPARAGKQDEVLAILDTASTKPAGAGSTAVVPAAGR; encoded by the coding sequence ATGCGCGTGTTACGGCTGGCTTTCGTGATTCTCCTGGCCATCGTCCTGATCGGGGTGGCTCTGGCCAACCGGCAGATGGTCACGGTCAATCTGTTTCCGGCGCAGTTCGGGCAATATCTGGGCGGGACCTGGTCGCTGACCATGCCCGCCTTTATTGCGTTTCTGCTGGTCGTCATGTTCGGCGTCGTGATCGGCCTGATCTGGGAATGGCTGCGCGAGGCGGGAATGCGCGCCGAACTGAGCCGGCGCGCCGCGGAACTCGCCCGGCTTGAGCGCGAGGTCGGCCATTTGCGCCCGGCGCGCGCCGGCAAGCAGGATGAGGTTCTGGCGATCCTCGACACGGCTTCGACCAAACCTGCGGGCGCAGGCTCGACGGCGGTTGTGCCTGCGGCGGGGCGCTGA
- a CDS encoding phosphoribosylanthranilate isomerase, whose translation MSAAVKICGLSEPESIRAAAEAGARYIGFVFFAKSPRAVTPERAAELAEVVPVGVARVGLFVNPEDALLTEVLAQVPLDIIQLHGTESPARVAEVRALTGLPVMKAVGVAGREDLDQLWDYGLVADLLLVDAKPAPDADLPGGNGLAFDWRLLVGRRWLKPWLLAGGLTPDNVAEAIRLTGAQGVDVSSGVESAPGVKDLGKIRAFVAAAQS comes from the coding sequence ATGTCTGCTGCCGTCAAGATCTGCGGGCTGTCCGAGCCCGAGTCGATCCGCGCCGCGGCTGAAGCCGGGGCGCGCTATATCGGCTTTGTTTTCTTTGCGAAATCCCCCCGAGCCGTCACGCCCGAACGCGCGGCAGAGCTGGCCGAGGTCGTGCCGGTTGGCGTCGCCCGGGTCGGGCTTTTCGTCAATCCCGAGGATGCGCTTCTGACCGAGGTGCTGGCACAGGTGCCGCTCGACATTATCCAGCTTCACGGCACGGAAAGCCCCGCCCGCGTGGCAGAGGTCCGCGCGCTGACCGGGCTTCCGGTGATGAAGGCGGTGGGCGTCGCGGGGCGCGAGGATCTCGACCAGCTTTGGGATTACGGCCTTGTCGCCGATCTGCTGCTCGTCGACGCCAAGCCCGCGCCGGATGCGGATTTGCCCGGAGGCAATGGGCTTGCCTTTGACTGGCGGCTGCTGGTCGGGCGGCGCTGGCTCAAGCCCTGGCTGCTGGCTGGCGGGCTGACCCCGGACAATGTCGCCGAGGCGATCCGCTTGACCGGCGCGCAGGGCGTCGATGTCTCGTCCGGCGTCGAAAGCGCACCGGGGGTCAAGGATCTGGGTAAGATCCGCGCTTTTGTCGCGGCGGCGCAATCATGA
- a CDS encoding GNAT family N-acetyltransferase — protein MMIWREGTEADVPAVVALLLDDELGKWRENADPSVYLSAFRTMQSEGANHLIVGEEGGELIACYQITFIASLSLGATRRGQIEGVRVAASRRGQRIGEALMKDAEARARAAGCAILQLTTNKIRTDAHRFYERLGFTPSHIGYKKSL, from the coding sequence ATCATGATCTGGCGCGAGGGAACCGAGGCTGATGTGCCCGCTGTCGTTGCGCTTTTGCTCGATGATGAGCTTGGCAAATGGCGCGAGAATGCCGATCCGAGCGTCTATCTTTCCGCCTTCCGCACCATGCAATCGGAAGGGGCCAATCATTTGATCGTCGGCGAAGAGGGCGGCGAGCTGATTGCTTGTTACCAGATCACCTTCATCGCCAGCCTCTCGCTTGGCGCGACCCGGCGTGGCCAGATCGAGGGTGTGCGTGTCGCAGCCTCTCGCCGGGGCCAACGTATCGGTGAGGCGCTGATGAAGGACGCTGAGGCGCGGGCCCGCGCGGCCGGTTGCGCGATCTTGCAGCTCACCACCAACAAGATCCGCACCGACGCCCATCGCTTCTATGAGCGGCTTGGCTTTACCCCTTCCCATATCGGATATAAGAAATCCCTCTAG
- the trpB gene encoding tryptophan synthase subunit beta — MADDLANSFMTGPDEQGRFGIFGGRFVSETLMPLILDLEKEYEKAKTDPAFKSEMEDLWTHYVGRPSPLYFAPRLTERLNGAKIYLKREELNHTGSHKINNVLGQILLARRMGKTRIIAETGAGQHGVATATVCARFGLKCIVYMGATDVERQAPNVFRMRLLGAEVVPVTSGRGTLKDAMNDALRDWVTNVRDTFYCIGTVAGPHPYPAMVRDFQAIIGRETKQQILAQEGRLPDSVVAAIGGGSNAMGLFHPFLDDRSVRIIGVEAGGKGVDERMEHCASLTGGRPGVLHGNRTYLLQDAEGQILEGHSISAGLDYPGIGPEHAWLKEQGRAEYVSATDTEALGAFQLLCETEGIIPALEPCHAIGYVQKLAPTLPKDHLMVVNLSGRGDKDIFTVAKHMGVQITT; from the coding sequence ATGGCGGATGATCTCGCGAACAGCTTTATGACCGGACCCGATGAGCAGGGTCGTTTCGGTATTTTCGGCGGGCGCTTCGTCAGCGAAACCCTCATGCCGCTGATCCTCGATCTCGAAAAGGAATATGAAAAGGCCAAGACCGATCCGGCGTTCAAATCCGAGATGGAAGATCTCTGGACCCATTACGTCGGCCGTCCCTCGCCGCTCTATTTCGCACCGCGCCTGACCGAGCGTCTGAATGGCGCGAAGATCTATCTCAAGCGCGAAGAGCTGAACCATACAGGCAGCCACAAGATCAACAACGTGCTGGGCCAGATCCTGCTGGCGCGCCGCATGGGCAAGACCCGGATCATCGCGGAAACCGGCGCGGGCCAGCATGGCGTGGCGACGGCGACCGTCTGCGCGCGCTTCGGGCTGAAATGCATCGTCTATATGGGCGCGACCGATGTCGAGCGTCAGGCGCCGAACGTCTTCCGCATGCGGCTTCTGGGCGCGGAAGTCGTGCCGGTCACCTCGGGCCGCGGCACGCTGAAAGATGCGATGAACGACGCCTTGCGCGACTGGGTGACCAATGTCCGCGACACGTTCTATTGCATCGGCACGGTTGCAGGCCCGCATCCCTATCCGGCGATGGTGCGCGATTTCCAAGCCATCATCGGGCGCGAGACCAAGCAGCAGATCCTTGCGCAAGAGGGGCGTCTGCCCGACAGCGTCGTTGCGGCGATCGGCGGCGGCTCGAATGCGATGGGGCTTTTCCACCCCTTCCTCGATGACCGCTCGGTCCGCATCATCGGCGTCGAAGCGGGTGGTAAGGGCGTCGATGAGCGCATGGAGCATTGCGCCAGCCTGACCGGTGGGCGTCCGGGCGTCTTGCATGGCAACCGCACCTATCTGCTGCAAGATGCCGAGGGTCAGATCCTCGAGGGCCATTCGATTTCTGCTGGTCTCGATTATCCGGGCATCGGGCCAGAGCACGCCTGGCTCAAAGAGCAGGGCCGCGCCGAATATGTCAGCGCGACCGATACCGAGGCGCTCGGGGCCTTCCAGCTTCTGTGCGAGACCGAGGGCATCATTCCCGCGCTCGAACCCTGCCATGCGATTGGCTATGTCCAGAAACTCGCGCCGACCTTGCCGAAGGATCACCTGATGGTGGTCAACCTTTCGGGCCGGGGCGACAAGGATATCTTCACTGTTGCCAAGCACATGGGGGTTCAGATCACCACCTGA
- a CDS encoding DsbA family protein: MTAWPARMGVGPDLTMVLAAGRGPCDAGAIKELIMLRALSLFLLLACAGGAVAGLWGGSPEPDAKVAISGLSQQLFNDPDAPVIGNPHGTITIVEFTDYNCSYCRKNAPELDALLSAHPELRLVIREWPIFGEESTLAAAAALAAQKQGKYPEFHALLMATYGPTSEPAIRRAALAVGLDLPQMMQDIDSPEIYAHFERSDFLAEALGIAGTPSFVIGDRVIFGYLGRGDLEEILSDGGLLTKK, translated from the coding sequence ATGACGGCTTGGCCTGCCCGCATGGGCGTTGGACCCGATCTGACGATGGTCCTTGCGGCGGGTCGGGGCCCCTGCGATGCTGGCGCGATCAAGGAGCTGATCATGTTGCGCGCCCTCTCGTTGTTTTTGCTACTGGCCTGCGCTGGCGGTGCCGTGGCCGGTCTTTGGGGCGGATCGCCTGAACCGGATGCGAAGGTCGCGATCTCGGGCCTCTCGCAGCAGCTTTTCAACGACCCGGATGCGCCGGTGATCGGCAACCCCCACGGCACGATCACCATCGTCGAATTCACCGATTACAATTGCAGCTATTGCCGCAAGAATGCCCCCGAGCTTGACGCGCTTCTGAGCGCCCATCCCGAGCTGCGGCTGGTGATCCGCGAATGGCCGATCTTTGGCGAGGAGTCGACCCTTGCCGCGGCCGCGGCTCTGGCCGCGCAAAAGCAAGGAAAATACCCCGAATTTCACGCGCTGCTGATGGCGACCTACGGACCGACCTCGGAGCCCGCGATCCGGCGAGCGGCACTGGCGGTCGGTCTCGATCTGCCCCAGATGATGCAGGACATCGACAGTCCCGAGATCTACGCCCATTTCGAGCGCTCGGACTTTCTGGCCGAGGCTTTGGGGATTGCAGGCACGCCGAGCTTCGTCATCGGAGATCGGGTGATCTTTGGCTATCTTGGCCGGGGCGATCTGGAAGAGATCCTGAGCGATGGCGGGCTTTTGACGAAAAAGTAA
- a CDS encoding ABC transporter ATP-binding protein gives MTSVTLDQLRLTFGQTRALDGVSLTIPSGSFVALLGPSGCGKTTLLRLIAGLERPDSGEIAIAGRRVAGRGQFTEPQDRGLGMVFQSYALWPHLTVAGNIGFGLNRLARAAREERIAEALALVGLTGLAARKPHELSGGQRQRVALARSLAARPWLLLLDEPLANLDTHLRQTMLAEFRRIHSSTGCTMIFVTHDQNEAMAVADLVGVMDRGRLEQFAPPAALFDRPASQMVARFVGNGRTLPVEVLRRSGEICEITLGGRVLRLPGVAPVGPGWLCLHSRDLAAQGAPGEGFDAEVMAARFENGFHILEIIPDLVPEAEPLDLRVDRPLAPGARIRFALTGGWVIPRAGDAALTTAARPFAAPV, from the coding sequence ATGACCTCTGTGACCCTTGATCAGCTTCGCTTGACTTTCGGCCAGACCCGCGCGCTGGACGGGGTGAGCCTGACCATTCCCTCGGGCTCTTTCGTGGCGCTGCTTGGGCCTTCGGGCTGTGGCAAGACCACGCTTTTGCGCCTGATCGCCGGGCTCGAACGGCCTGACAGCGGTGAGATCGCCATCGCCGGTCGCCGGGTTGCGGGGCGGGGGCAGTTCACCGAGCCGCAGGATCGCGGCCTTGGTATGGTCTTTCAATCCTATGCGCTCTGGCCGCATCTGACGGTGGCGGGCAATATCGGCTTTGGCCTCAACCGGCTGGCCCGAGCCGCGCGCGAGGAACGGATCGCCGAAGCTCTGGCGCTGGTCGGGCTGACCGGGCTCGCGGCGCGCAAACCGCATGAGCTCTCGGGCGGTCAGCGCCAGCGCGTCGCCTTGGCGCGCAGTCTCGCCGCGCGTCCGTGGCTTTTGCTGCTCGACGAGCCTCTGGCCAATCTCGATACCCATCTGCGCCAGACCATGCTGGCCGAGTTTCGCCGCATCCACAGCTCGACCGGCTGCACGATGATTTTCGTGACCCATGACCAGAACGAGGCCATGGCGGTGGCGGATTTGGTCGGGGTGATGGATCGCGGCAGGCTAGAACAATTCGCCCCGCCCGCCGCGCTTTTCGACCGTCCGGCCAGCCAGATGGTGGCGCGCTTTGTCGGCAATGGGCGGACCTTGCCGGTCGAGGTGCTGCGCCGCTCGGGTGAGATCTGCGAGATCACGCTCGGCGGCAGGGTGCTGCGCCTGCCGGGCGTGGCGCCGGTCGGGCCGGGCTGGCTCTGCCTGCATTCGCGCGATCTGGCGGCGCAAGGCGCACCGGGCGAGGGCTTTGACGCCGAAGTCATGGCGGCGCGGTTCGAAAACGGCTTTCACATCCTCGAAATCATCCCCGATCTCGTGCCCGAGGCCGAGCCGCTTGATCTGCGCGTAGACCGCCCGCTCGCACCGGGGGCGCGCATCCGCTTTGCTTTGACCGGCGGCTGGGTCATTCCGCGTGCAGGCGATGCGGCCCTCACGACCGCCGCGCGACCCTTTGCCGCGCCCGTCTGA
- a CDS encoding ABC transporter substrate-binding protein — translation MRAISSLALALAALAGPAFAAPSGTITVYTSQPQDQMAQVVEAFNKDYPEVKVEIFRSGTTELMSKLQAEFAAGSTPADIVLLADEAAMTQLKTDGRLQPYADAPVAEIPANLVDPDKTFFGTKLLTTGIVYNTDLVKEAPKSWTDLKAADKAKSLIMPSPLYSGAAVIHVGTIVQQPEFGWGYYEDLAAHGAVAGQGNGTVIEAVARGEKAYGIIVEYMAMNAKAKGSPVDFVWPEDGVSTITQPVAIVKGTDNEEGARAFVDWQLGKSAQEQSVEQGYFPILKGMERPAGYPDPETLKVLPVDVPKLIAEDTANKEKFSDLFGG, via the coding sequence ATGCGCGCAATCAGCTCTCTGGCCCTTGCTTTGGCCGCACTCGCCGGTCCGGCTTTCGCCGCGCCCTCGGGCACGATCACGGTCTATACCTCGCAGCCGCAGGACCAGATGGCGCAGGTCGTCGAGGCCTTCAACAAGGATTATCCCGAGGTGAAGGTCGAGATTTTCCGCTCGGGCACGACCGAGCTGATGTCGAAGCTTCAGGCCGAATTCGCGGCGGGCTCGACCCCGGCGGATATCGTCTTGCTGGCCGATGAGGCCGCGATGACCCAGCTGAAAACCGACGGCCGCCTTCAGCCCTATGCCGATGCGCCCGTCGCCGAGATCCCGGCCAATCTGGTCGATCCCGACAAGACGTTTTTCGGCACCAAGCTGCTGACCACCGGCATCGTCTACAACACCGATCTGGTCAAGGAGGCGCCCAAAAGCTGGACGGATCTCAAGGCCGCGGACAAGGCGAAATCGCTGATCATGCCGAGCCCGCTTTATTCGGGCGCGGCGGTGATCCATGTCGGCACCATCGTCCAGCAGCCCGAATTCGGCTGGGGCTATTACGAGGATCTCGCGGCCCATGGCGCGGTTGCCGGACAGGGCAATGGCACAGTGATCGAGGCGGTCGCGCGCGGCGAGAAAGCCTATGGCATCATCGTCGAATATATGGCGATGAACGCCAAGGCGAAGGGCTCGCCCGTTGATTTCGTCTGGCCCGAGGATGGCGTCTCGACCATCACCCAGCCGGTCGCCATCGTCAAAGGCACGGATAACGAAGAGGGCGCGCGCGCCTTTGTCGATTGGCAGCTCGGCAAATCGGCGCAAGAGCAATCGGTCGAGCAGGGTTATTTCCCGATCTTGAAGGGGATGGAGCGCCCGGCGGGCTATCCCGACCCGGAAACGCTGAAGGTTCTGCCGGTCGATGTGCCGAAGCTCATCGCGGAAGACACGGCCAATAAGGAAAAATTCTCTGATCTCTTCGGTGGCTGA
- a CDS encoding ABC transporter permease, translating into MAEIRLKRHLRGGDLVIVALIALYLAATGLWPMLRLLIEALAPGPQGETFGLAREVLESPAFLKAFRNTVTVSAGSVLVSAGLGMALAYASGLMRLPGQVALGFLALSPLLIPSQIMALAWIQLVGSSSPLLGPLGLAPAAGQPNPLYSGAGIAWLLGIEHMPLVFLAVRASLIAIPGDLIEAARISGASGARITGRIILPLTLPAAAAGAILAFASAVGNFGVPALLGIPGRFPMLTTLIYQRLNGFGPGVIGKVAVMALVLVVLAGAALALRNLFQRRFGVPLPAGKGFEGSAQSHLRWPVAVAAWLIVALLAILPMIALGVTALSPAIGVRFALETATLENLRAALANPAIRRAFANSLMLSLAAAGFSALVAIGLAWFAVVGKSRFARGLNLVADAPFVVPGTVLALAMILVYLPPLPLIGSIYGTAAILLIAYLGRFLPLVLRPVEAAMRAMDPSLDEAARIHGAQSLRRILRIAGPMVAPSALAGAMLIVLTAINELTVSALLWSAGHETVGVMIFSLQYEGNSTGAAALSVISVALVAVLALVTDLAGRRLPPGTLPWRAR; encoded by the coding sequence GTGGCTGAGATCCGGCTGAAGCGGCATCTGAGGGGCGGCGATCTGGTGATCGTCGCCCTGATTGCCCTCTATCTGGCCGCAACCGGGCTTTGGCCGATGCTGCGGCTGTTGATCGAGGCCTTAGCGCCGGGGCCTCAGGGCGAGACCTTTGGCCTTGCGCGCGAGGTGCTGGAAAGCCCGGCCTTCCTCAAGGCGTTTAGAAATACCGTGACCGTCTCGGCAGGCTCGGTCCTTGTCTCGGCGGGGCTTGGGATGGCGCTGGCCTATGCTTCGGGGCTGATGCGGCTGCCGGGACAGGTGGCTTTGGGCTTTCTGGCGCTGTCACCGCTTCTCATTCCCTCGCAGATCATGGCTTTGGCCTGGATCCAGCTGGTGGGATCATCCTCGCCGCTGCTGGGCCCGCTTGGACTTGCGCCTGCAGCGGGCCAGCCCAATCCGCTTTATTCAGGCGCGGGCATCGCCTGGCTTTTGGGGATCGAGCATATGCCTTTGGTCTTCTTGGCCGTTCGCGCCAGTCTCATCGCCATCCCCGGCGATCTGATCGAGGCCGCGCGGATCTCGGGCGCAAGCGGCGCGCGGATCACCGGTCGGATCATCCTGCCCTTGACCCTTCCGGCGGCGGCCGCGGGCGCGATTCTGGCCTTTGCCTCGGCGGTCGGCAATTTCGGCGTGCCAGCGCTGCTGGGCATTCCCGGGCGGTTTCCGATGCTGACGACGCTGATTTATCAGCGGCTGAACGGCTTTGGGCCGGGGGTGATCGGCAAGGTCGCGGTGATGGCTCTGGTGCTGGTTGTGCTGGCGGGGGCGGCCTTGGCGCTGCGCAATCTCTTCCAGCGCCGCTTTGGCGTGCCGCTCCCTGCCGGCAAAGGCTTCGAGGGCTCTGCCCAGAGCCATCTGCGCTGGCCTGTCGCGGTTGCCGCTTGGCTGATCGTCGCGCTGCTGGCAATTCTGCCGATGATTGCGCTTGGGGTCACGGCGCTGTCGCCCGCGATTGGCGTGCGTTTCGCGCTTGAGACCGCGACCCTCGAAAACCTGCGCGCGGCCTTGGCCAATCCGGCGATCCGGCGGGCCTTTGCCAATTCGCTGATGCTTTCACTCGCGGCGGCGGGGTTCTCGGCGCTGGTGGCAATCGGCCTTGCTTGGTTTGCGGTGGTCGGCAAAAGCCGCTTTGCGCGCGGGCTGAACCTTGTGGCCGATGCGCCTTTCGTGGTGCCGGGCACGGTTCTGGCGCTGGCGATGATCCTCGTCTATCTGCCGCCTCTGCCGCTGATCGGCTCGATCTATGGCACGGCGGCGATCCTGCTCATCGCCTATCTGGGCCGCTTCCTGCCGCTGGTTTTGCGTCCCGTCGAGGCGGCGATGCGCGCGATGGACCCCTCGCTTGATGAGGCGGCGCGTATCCATGGCGCGCAGAGCCTGCGTCGTATCCTGCGGATCGCGGGCCCCATGGTCGCGCCCTCGGCGCTCGCCGGGGCGATGCTGATCGTGCTGACGGCGATCAACGAGCTGACGGTTTCCGCGCTTTTGTGGTCGGCGGGCCATGAGACGGTCGGCGTGATGATCTTTTCGCTGCAATACGAGGGCAATTCGACCGGAGCCGCCGCGCTTTCGGTCATCTCGGTCGCGCTGGTGGCCGTGCTGGCGCTGGTTACGGATCTGGCGGGCAGGCGCCTGCCGCCCGGAACTTTACCTTGGCGCGCAAGATGA
- a CDS encoding bifunctional allantoicase/(S)-ureidoglycine aminohydrolase, which translates to MSSKTPRSYAGPLAGLPPQSDLSVDTAVFTEAYAVIPAATMRDIVTSFLPGWTNMRMWIIARPLSGFAETFSQYIVELKGEAGSDRPEEDPTVQSALFVTNGAVDVEIAGQTHHLTEGGFAYIPAGTAWTVKNAADLSRFHWWRKRWQAVEGLEKPDVIIANEKDIAPIAMPETEGRWATTRFMDPNDIRHDMHITIVTLKPGGTIPFAETHVMEHGLFVIEGKAVYRLNQDWVEVGPGDFMWLRAFCPQCCYAGGPSDFRYLLYKDVNRHAKML; encoded by the coding sequence CCGGTCCTCTGGCCGGTCTGCCGCCGCAAAGCGATCTCTCGGTCGATACCGCCGTCTTCACCGAGGCCTATGCCGTCATTCCCGCCGCGACCATGCGCGACATCGTCACGAGCTTCCTGCCCGGCTGGACGAATATGCGCATGTGGATCATCGCGCGCCCGCTCTCGGGTTTTGCCGAGACCTTCAGCCAATATATCGTCGAGCTGAAAGGCGAGGCCGGTTCCGACCGCCCCGAGGAGGATCCGACCGTTCAATCCGCGCTGTTCGTCACCAATGGCGCGGTTGATGTCGAGATCGCGGGCCAGACCCATCATCTGACCGAGGGGGGCTTTGCCTATATCCCGGCAGGCACGGCCTGGACCGTCAAGAACGCCGCCGATCTCTCGCGCTTTCACTGGTGGCGCAAGCGCTGGCAGGCGGTCGAGGGGCTCGAGAAGCCCGATGTCATCATCGCCAATGAAAAAGACATTGCGCCGATCGCCATGCCCGAGACCGAGGGACGTTGGGCCACGACCCGCTTCATGGACCCGAATGACATCCGCCATGATATGCATATCACCATCGTCACGCTGAAACCGGGCGGGACCATTCCCTTCGCGGAAACCCATGTCATGGAGCACGGGCTCTTCGTGATCGAAGGCAAGGCGGTCTATCGGCTCAATCAGGATTGGGTCGAGGTCGGTCCCGGCGATTTCATGTGGCTGCGCGCCTTCTGCCCGCAATGCTGCTATGCGGGCGGGCCCTCGGATTTCCGCTATCTGCTTTACAAGGACGTGAACCGTCACGCGAAAATGCTGTAA